In Sulfitobacter sp. M39, the following proteins share a genomic window:
- a CDS encoding ABC transporter ATP-binding protein, with translation MNTKPDFSNSANHAATAPAYLSVWDIHAYYGESYIVQGVSFNVHEGEILALLGRNGAGKTSTLRAIAQIGDPELRKGEVWLDHQPLHKMASHEAAANGLALVPEDRRIIAGLTVEENLQLAQIAPPIGWSLDRIYELFPRLKERRKQEGVTLSGGEQQMLAIARALARDIKVLLLDEPYEGLAPVIVDEIEKTLSLIKSQGITTILVEQNAVRALKLADRAVILDTGGVVFDGTAEEVLNNAELRAEYLAI, from the coding sequence ATGAACACGAAACCCGATTTCTCGAACAGCGCCAACCACGCCGCTACCGCCCCCGCCTATCTTTCGGTCTGGGACATCCACGCCTATTACGGCGAAAGCTATATCGTACAGGGCGTCAGCTTTAACGTGCACGAAGGCGAGATCCTGGCGCTTCTAGGCCGCAACGGGGCGGGGAAAACGTCGACCCTGCGGGCCATCGCGCAGATCGGCGACCCCGAATTGCGCAAGGGCGAAGTCTGGCTGGACCACCAGCCGCTGCACAAGATGGCCAGCCACGAGGCCGCCGCAAACGGTCTGGCGCTGGTCCCCGAAGACCGCCGCATCATCGCAGGGCTCACGGTCGAGGAAAACCTGCAACTGGCGCAGATCGCCCCGCCCATCGGCTGGTCGCTTGACCGCATCTACGAATTGTTCCCCCGCCTCAAGGAACGCCGCAAACAAGAGGGCGTGACCCTGTCGGGCGGCGAACAACAGATGCTGGCGATTGCCCGTGCGCTGGCCCGTGACATCAAGGTGCTGCTGCTGGATGAACCCTATGAGGGGCTTGCCCCCGTCATCGTGGACGAGATCGAAAAAACCCTGTCGCTGATCAAATCCCAAGGCATCACCACCATTCTGGTCGAACAAAACGCGGTGCGTGCGCTCAAGCTCGCGGATCGTGCTGTGATCCTTGATACCGGCGGCGTGGTGTTTGACGGCACCGCCGAAGAGGTGCTGAACAACGCCGAACTGCGTGCCGAATATCTGGCAATCTGA
- a CDS encoding ABC transporter ATP-binding protein has protein sequence MAILEVKNVGKRFGGLQALSDVNLSVAENSVHAIIGPNGAGKSTLLNCLVGKLIPDTGSVMFDGQSVLGRKPYEINQMGISRVFQTPEIFGDLSVQENMMIPCFAKRDGAFQMNALTAMSSQRDVIEKAEEMLVEMKLADKRHMNAASMSRGDKRRLEIAMCLSQDPRLLLLDEPTAGMARADTNNTIDLLKQIKDERDITIAIIEHDMHVVFSLAERITVLAQGTPLVEDTPDNIKGHPKVREAYLGESQDAA, from the coding sequence ATGGCCATTCTCGAAGTCAAAAATGTCGGCAAACGTTTCGGCGGGTTGCAAGCGTTGAGCGACGTGAACCTCAGCGTCGCGGAAAACTCGGTTCATGCGATCATCGGGCCGAACGGGGCGGGCAAATCCACGCTGCTGAACTGTCTGGTGGGCAAGCTGATCCCCGATACCGGATCGGTCATGTTCGATGGGCAGTCGGTGCTGGGGCGCAAACCCTACGAGATCAACCAGATGGGAATTTCCCGCGTTTTCCAGACGCCCGAGATCTTTGGTGATCTCAGCGTGCAGGAAAACATGATGATCCCCTGCTTTGCCAAACGTGACGGGGCGTTCCAGATGAACGCGCTTACCGCCATGTCGAGCCAGCGAGACGTGATCGAAAAAGCCGAGGAAATGCTGGTCGAGATGAAGCTCGCCGACAAGCGCCACATGAACGCGGCCTCTATGTCGCGCGGTGATAAACGTCGGTTGGAAATCGCGATGTGCCTGTCGCAAGATCCGCGCCTGCTGCTGCTGGATGAACCCACAGCAGGCATGGCGCGGGCCGATACCAACAATACCATCGACCTGCTGAAACAGATCAAGGACGAACGCGACATCACCATCGCCATCATCGAACACGACATGCATGTGGTGTTCTCGCTGGCGGAACGGATCACCGTGTTGGCGCAAGGCACCCCGCTGGTCGAAGACACCCCCGACAACATCAAAGGCCACCCCAAGGTGCGCGAGGCTTACTTGGGCGAATCCCAGGACGCCGCCTGA
- a CDS encoding branched-chain amino acid ABC transporter permease translates to MHSLTKKDFLLLLVVAFLTMAAPIILNPFPAGSGLAQFNAGYPDLMQRFVIFGIFAIGFNILFGLTGYLSFGHAAFLGVGSYSAVWMMKLLSMNVIPAILLSVIVAGLFSVVIGFVSLRRSGIYFSILTLAFAQMSFNLAYSVLTPITNGETGLQIALSDPRILDGANAPSYPNLFGAQMNAATTLDFGAWSFTFSVGYYLCAVIMLLAFYISIRVFRSPFGMMLRAVKSNQQRMNYTGLNTKPYTLAAFVISGMYAGLAGGLLAAMDPLAGAERMQWTASGEVVLMTILGGAGTLLGPVLGAGFIKYFENIFSKINDNVLHGWFAFMPDGLEDTLITLIHPFVGKGWHLTLGLLFMLVVIFLPGGLVEGGQRIGRVFRRKDRNAGSVEADAAAQRNTPPAE, encoded by the coding sequence ATGCACTCACTCACGAAAAAAGACTTTCTCCTGCTGTTGGTGGTGGCATTCCTGACCATGGCAGCCCCTATCATCCTGAACCCCTTCCCCGCCGGATCAGGGCTGGCGCAGTTCAACGCGGGCTACCCCGACCTGATGCAACGCTTTGTGATCTTTGGCATCTTTGCCATCGGGTTCAACATTTTGTTCGGGTTGACCGGATACCTCTCCTTTGGTCACGCGGCCTTTCTGGGGGTCGGTTCCTACTCTGCCGTGTGGATGATGAAGCTCTTGTCGATGAACGTGATCCCCGCGATCCTTTTGTCGGTGATCGTGGCGGGGCTGTTCTCTGTCGTGATCGGCTTTGTCTCGCTGCGCCGGTCGGGGATCTACTTTTCGATCCTGACGCTGGCCTTCGCACAGATGTCGTTCAACCTTGCCTATTCGGTGCTGACGCCGATCACCAACGGGGAAACCGGCCTGCAAATCGCGCTGAGCGATCCGCGTATCCTTGATGGGGCGAATGCGCCCAGCTACCCCAACCTTTTCGGGGCGCAGATGAATGCGGCGACGACGCTGGATTTCGGCGCGTGGTCCTTCACCTTCTCGGTCGGCTACTACCTTTGTGCCGTGATCATGCTGCTGGCGTTCTATATCTCGATCCGCGTCTTCCGGTCGCCCTTCGGCATGATGCTGCGGGCGGTGAAATCGAACCAGCAACGGATGAACTATACAGGCCTGAACACCAAACCCTACACGCTGGCGGCCTTTGTCATCTCTGGCATGTATGCCGGTCTGGCCGGTGGCTTGCTGGCCGCAATGGACCCGCTTGCCGGTGCCGAACGGATGCAGTGGACCGCCTCGGGCGAGGTCGTGCTGATGACCATCCTTGGGGGTGCGGGCACGCTTCTGGGGCCGGTTCTGGGCGCGGGCTTTATCAAGTACTTTGAAAACATCTTTTCCAAGATCAACGATAACGTCCTGCACGGTTGGTTCGCCTTTATGCCCGACGGGCTGGAAGACACGCTGATCACGCTGATCCACCCCTTTGTGGGCAAGGGCTGGCACCTGACTCTGGGCCTGCTGTTCATGCTGGTCGTGATCTTCCTGCCCGGCGGTCTGGTCGAAGGCGGTCAACGCATCGGTCGCGTGTTCCGCCGCAAGGACCGGAACGCCGGATCGGTAGAGGCAGACGCCGCCGCACAACGCAACACACCCCCAGCCGAATAA
- a CDS encoding branched-chain amino acid ABC transporter permease — protein sequence MDAILLQLLNGLDKGSAYALIALGLTLIFGTLGVVNFAHGALFMIGAFCAVTLSKIFTLSHKASEPSGVDFLGKPKYEDILYIKDWFGETAGAWMLDWSVPLSILFAVPIMLAVGFVMERGLIKHFYKRPHADQILVTFGLAIVLQEVIKYFYGANPIPTSAPEAFRGSFDFGVMLGFDPNAIIYPYWRLIYFAFSAVIIGGVFAFLQFTTFGMVVRAGMADRETVGLLGINIDKRFTIMFGIAAAVAGLAGVMYAPINSPNYHMGMDFLVLSFVVVVVGGMGSLPGAVLAGFLLGILESFASMNEVKNILPGIDQIIIYVVAILILLTRPRGLMGRKGVMEE from the coding sequence ATGGACGCCATTCTTTTGCAACTTCTTAACGGGTTGGACAAAGGTTCAGCCTATGCGCTCATCGCGCTTGGTCTGACGTTGATTTTCGGCACGCTGGGTGTCGTGAACTTTGCCCATGGGGCGCTGTTCATGATCGGTGCCTTCTGCGCCGTCACGCTAAGCAAGATTTTCACGCTCAGCCACAAGGCATCGGAACCCTCCGGCGTCGATTTTCTGGGCAAACCGAAATACGAGGACATTCTCTATATCAAGGACTGGTTCGGAGAGACCGCCGGTGCCTGGATGCTTGATTGGTCCGTTCCCCTGTCGATCCTCTTTGCCGTGCCGATCATGCTGGCCGTCGGCTTTGTGATGGAGCGCGGGTTGATCAAACACTTCTACAAACGCCCCCATGCCGACCAGATTTTGGTAACCTTCGGTCTGGCGATCGTGCTGCAAGAGGTGATCAAGTATTTCTACGGCGCGAACCCGATCCCCACCTCCGCCCCGGAGGCGTTTCGCGGGTCGTTCGACTTTGGCGTGATGCTGGGCTTTGATCCTAATGCGATCATCTACCCCTACTGGCGCCTGATCTATTTCGCTTTCTCGGCCGTGATCATCGGTGGCGTCTTTGCCTTCTTGCAGTTCACTACTTTCGGGATGGTTGTCCGTGCCGGTATGGCCGACCGCGAGACCGTCGGTCTGCTGGGCATCAACATCGACAAACGTTTCACCATCATGTTCGGCATCGCCGCCGCTGTCGCCGGTCTGGCCGGTGTCATGTACGCGCCGATCAATTCGCCCAACTACCACATGGGTATGGATTTTCTGGTGCTGAGCTTTGTGGTCGTCGTGGTCGGCGGCATGGGGTCGCTGCCCGGTGCCGTGCTGGCGGGGTTCTTGCTGGGTATTCTGGAAAGCTTTGCCTCTATGAACGAGGTCAAGAACATCCTGCCCGGCATTGACCAGATCATCATTTACGTTGTCGCGATACTCATCTTGCTGACACGCCCCCGTGGCCTGATGGGCCGCAAAGGCGTGATGGAGGAATAA
- a CDS encoding substrate-binding protein yields MSFSNLTRRGVIKTGAAAGAGLALPTYLSAAAHSGFTNAPTGDTVTLGFNVPQSGPYADEGADELRAFELAVEHLNGQGDGGMLNTFSSKALEGNGIMGKKVQFVTGDTQTKSDAARASAQSMIQKDGAIMISGGSSSGVAVAVQGLCQEAGVIFMSGLTHSNDTTGKDKKANGFRHFFNAYMSAAALAPVLKNLYGDDRKVYSLTADYTWGWTQQESIQAATEAMGWETINDVRTPLAATDFSSYIAPVLNSGADVLVLNHYGGNMVNSLTNAVQFGLRDKQVNGKNFEIVVPLYSELMARGAGENITGIVGSQNWDWKLENQMGDRYKGTNAFVQSFGEKYGFPPSQAAQTCYAQTLLYADAVARAGSFNPCAVGEALAGFEFDGLGNGPTLYRADDHQCFKDVVVVRGKENPENEFDLVEIVEVTPADQVTYAPDHPMFAGGELGDCNPGA; encoded by the coding sequence ATGTCATTTTCTAACTTGACGCGTCGTGGCGTGATCAAAACCGGCGCTGCTGCCGGGGCCGGTCTGGCGCTGCCGACGTATCTTAGCGCGGCCGCGCATTCCGGCTTTACCAACGCGCCAACGGGCGACACGGTGACGCTTGGCTTTAACGTACCCCAATCGGGCCCCTACGCGGACGAAGGCGCAGACGAGCTGCGCGCGTTCGAGCTGGCGGTCGAGCACCTGAACGGTCAGGGCGACGGCGGTATGCTGAACACCTTCAGCTCAAAGGCGCTGGAAGGTAACGGGATCATGGGCAAGAAAGTCCAGTTCGTGACCGGCGACACGCAGACCAAATCGGACGCGGCCCGCGCATCGGCGCAGTCGATGATCCAGAAAGACGGCGCGATCATGATCTCGGGCGGCTCAAGCTCGGGCGTGGCGGTTGCGGTGCAGGGCCTGTGCCAAGAGGCCGGTGTGATCTTTATGTCGGGTCTGACCCACTCGAACGACACGACGGGTAAAGACAAGAAAGCCAATGGCTTCCGCCACTTCTTCAACGCCTATATGTCCGCTGCCGCTTTGGCACCGGTGCTGAAAAACCTCTATGGCGATGATCGCAAGGTCTATAGCCTGACAGCCGACTATACATGGGGCTGGACGCAGCAGGAATCCATTCAGGCCGCGACCGAAGCCATGGGCTGGGAAACCATCAACGACGTGCGCACGCCGCTCGCCGCGACCGATTTCTCGTCCTATATCGCGCCTGTCCTGAACTCCGGTGCCGATGTTCTGGTGCTCAACCACTACGGCGGAAACATGGTCAACTCGCTGACCAACGCGGTGCAGTTCGGCCTGCGTGACAAGCAGGTGAACGGCAAGAACTTCGAGATCGTTGTACCGCTCTATTCAGAGCTGATGGCCCGTGGTGCGGGTGAGAATATCACCGGTATCGTCGGTTCGCAGAACTGGGATTGGAAGCTCGAAAACCAGATGGGCGACCGCTACAAAGGGACCAACGCCTTCGTTCAGTCCTTCGGCGAAAAATACGGCTTCCCCCCCAGCCAGGCGGCACAAACCTGCTATGCGCAGACGCTGCTGTACGCGGATGCGGTGGCCCGTGCCGGTTCGTTCAACCCCTGCGCCGTCGGCGAAGCCCTTGCCGGGTTCGAATTCGACGGTCTGGGCAACGGCCCGACGCTGTACCGCGCCGATGACCACCAGTGCTTCAAGGACGTTGTGGTCGTGCGCGGCAAAGAGAACCCCGAGAATGAATTCGATCTCGTGGAAATCGTCGAAGTCACCCCAGCCGATCAGGTCACCTATGCACCTGACCACCCGATGTTTGCGGGCGGTGAGCTGGGTGACTGCAACCCCGGCGCGTAA
- a CDS encoding helix-turn-helix transcriptional regulator yields MTRDALTGSRIRERRVMAGQKQADLAKRIGISASYLNLIEHNRRRIGGKLLLNIAAALGVEPTALTEGAEAALIATLREAADDARLSGPEATRADEFAGRFPGWADVLATAQRRIATLERTVETLTDRLAHDPHLAASMHELLTTAAAIRSTASILADTKTLEPEWRDRFHINIDQDSRRLADSAQALVGYLEADPEITPAADSPQEEVEAFLAAHRYRFATLEVTEGDADAIEKLIQTAPELQSVAARHIARDVLQQIAIDAEALPITRLTQALDRLGPDPVALGAELRQPVARVLRRLATVPELGAGLVICDRSGTLIFRKSIDGFVVPRFGACCPLWPLFAVLGSPGMVQKQRVAQLGRGHSAFDCFATCETQNVRDYNAVPLLHSVMLILPAGPDSAPALDVGATCRVCPRAACPARREPSILNDGV; encoded by the coding sequence ATGACCCGCGATGCGCTGACCGGCAGCCGTATCCGTGAACGTCGGGTGATGGCGGGGCAGAAACAGGCGGACCTTGCCAAGCGGATCGGCATCTCGGCCAGCTATCTGAATCTCATTGAACACAACCGTCGCAGAATCGGCGGGAAACTACTGCTCAACATCGCGGCCGCCCTTGGGGTGGAGCCGACGGCCTTGACCGAAGGGGCAGAGGCGGCGCTGATTGCCACCCTGCGCGAGGCGGCGGATGATGCGCGGCTAAGTGGGCCGGAGGCGACCCGCGCCGATGAATTTGCCGGGCGGTTCCCGGGCTGGGCCGATGTGCTGGCCACCGCGCAGCGCCGGATCGCGACGTTGGAGCGTACGGTCGAAACCCTGACCGACCGTTTGGCCCATGACCCGCATCTGGCGGCCTCTATGCACGAACTGCTGACGACCGCTGCCGCGATCCGGTCCACCGCGTCGATTTTGGCCGATACCAAAACGCTTGAACCCGAATGGCGCGACCGGTTTCACATCAACATTGATCAGGACAGCCGTCGCCTTGCCGATAGCGCGCAGGCGCTTGTGGGCTATCTTGAGGCCGACCCCGAAATCACCCCCGCGGCCGATTCCCCGCAAGAGGAGGTAGAGGCGTTTCTGGCCGCGCATCGCTATCGTTTTGCCACGCTCGAGGTCACGGAAGGGGATGCAGATGCCATCGAAAAGCTGATCCAGACCGCCCCCGAGCTGCAAAGCGTGGCCGCGCGTCACATCGCGCGCGATGTGTTGCAGCAGATCGCCATCGACGCCGAAGCCCTGCCGATCACGCGGCTGACACAGGCGCTTGACCGGCTTGGACCGGACCCTGTGGCGCTTGGTGCAGAGCTGCGCCAGCCCGTGGCCCGCGTCTTGCGGCGCTTGGCGACGGTGCCGGAACTGGGGGCAGGGCTGGTTATCTGCGACCGATCGGGCACGTTGATCTTTCGCAAATCCATCGACGGATTCGTCGTGCCACGCTTTGGGGCCTGCTGCCCGCTTTGGCCGCTGTTCGCCGTTCTGGGCAGCCCGGGCATGGTGCAGAAACAACGGGTCGCGCAATTAGGGCGGGGCCACTCCGCCTTTGACTGTTTTGCCACCTGCGAGACGCAGAATGTGCGTGATTACAACGCGGTACCCTTGCTTCATTCGGTGATGTTGATCCTGCCCGCAGGGCCGGACAGCGCGCCTGCGCTTGATGTGGGGGCCACCTGTCGCGTCTGCCCGCGCGCGGCCTGTCCGGCGCGGCGCGAACCGTCGATCCTGAATGACGGGGTATAG
- a CDS encoding response regulator transcription factor, with product MGKHVVLVEDETNIAEAIRFLLGREGWRVETLANGATAVEVIRNASPDLVMLDVMLPGKSGFEILKELRADAALADLPILMLTARGQTRDREIAQEAGVSRFMTKPFSNADMLAAVRDLTAAGTAKA from the coding sequence ATGGGCAAGCATGTTGTGCTCGTGGAAGACGAGACGAACATCGCCGAGGCGATACGATTTTTACTCGGCCGTGAGGGCTGGCGCGTCGAAACGCTGGCCAATGGCGCGACAGCCGTGGAGGTGATCCGCAACGCCAGTCCCGATCTGGTGATGCTGGATGTGATGCTGCCGGGCAAAAGCGGTTTCGAAATCCTGAAAGAACTGCGTGCGGATGCGGCGCTGGCCGATCTGCCGATCCTGATGCTGACCGCCCGCGGCCAGACCCGCGACCGCGAAATCGCACAAGAGGCCGGGGTCAGCCGGTTTATGACCAAACCGTTTTCCAACGCCGATATGCTGGCAGCCGTGCGCGATCTGACCGCCGCAGGCACCGCAAAAGCATGA
- a CDS encoding sensor histidine kinase: MVSLNQLVAVCLLYVVGLFAVAFAAERAAARGRGDWLLRSPLVYTLSLSIYCTAWTFYGAVGYAARSGLEFVTIYLGPSLVMIGWWWVLRRLVRIGRSHRVTSVADLISSRYGKSNLLAILVTIMAVIGVTPYIALQLQSVTLSLSIFASAEPGVTPGSDPLNSAQAAFWVAVGLALFTVLFGTRNLNVNERHHGVVIAIAVEAVVKLLALLAVGVFVVWGLAGGVDQALAQIDRSALGQWQVEGGRWAALTLLAAAAFICLPRMFQVLVVENDDERHLQTASWAFPLYLMLMSLFVVPIAVVGLDLLPEGSNPDLFVLSLPLSQGQNSLAMFAFLGGFSSATSMVIVATLALSTMVSNHIVMPIWLTYGQNTVQQSGDVRHVVILSRRLSILLIISLGYFYYRLSGGGGALAAIGTISFGGVAQFLPVLLGGIFWRGATRTGAVWGLSVGFAIWVYTMLLPSFGAGAALSVDTFQDGLFGMTWLRPEALFGINGLDPTVHAVIWSLSLNALVFVAVSLFSFPAPVERLQGAQFVNIFDHSTAARGWSASVAASEDLMIMAQRILGPAEAQGFFRAQAQLQEKPEGLPEPTPRFVQALERELAASVGAATAHAMVSQLVGGASVSVQDLLAVADESAQMLEYSSQLEIKSRELTDTAAKLRRANDKLTQLSHQKDSFLSQISHELRTPMTSIRSFSEILRDAQGLGPEEKTRYASIIHSETIRLTRLLDDLLDLSVLENGEVSLNRQRGSLRDVLDQAVTTARAANTRAITIDRDLAGEEVMLETDLDRLVQVFINLITNAQKYCVADDPQLSIRAHQRGPRIIVDLIDNGAGIDAASQELIFEKFSRLPGQGGEGAGLGLAICREIIKRLQGDISYLTEVSGTGFRVELPLAQNGA, translated from the coding sequence ATGGTGTCGCTGAACCAGTTGGTCGCGGTCTGTCTGCTTTATGTGGTCGGGCTCTTTGCCGTGGCCTTCGCGGCAGAGCGTGCGGCGGCGCGGGGGCGGGGCGACTGGCTGTTGCGCTCTCCGCTGGTCTATACGCTGTCGCTGTCAATCTATTGCACCGCCTGGACCTTTTACGGTGCCGTTGGCTATGCCGCGCGGTCGGGGTTGGAGTTTGTGACGATCTACCTTGGCCCGTCGCTGGTGATGATCGGCTGGTGGTGGGTGCTGCGGCGGTTGGTGCGCATCGGGCGGTCGCATCGGGTGACCTCTGTCGCGGATCTGATTTCTTCGCGCTACGGCAAATCGAACCTGCTGGCGATCTTGGTCACCATCATGGCGGTGATCGGGGTGACACCCTATATCGCGCTGCAACTTCAATCGGTTACCCTGTCCCTGTCGATCTTTGCCAGTGCCGAGCCGGGGGTGACACCGGGCAGCGATCCGCTGAATTCCGCACAGGCGGCCTTTTGGGTCGCGGTGGGGCTGGCGCTGTTCACCGTGCTGTTTGGCACCCGCAATCTCAACGTCAACGAACGCCACCACGGGGTGGTCATCGCCATCGCTGTCGAGGCGGTGGTCAAGCTGCTGGCCCTACTGGCCGTCGGCGTTTTCGTGGTCTGGGGGCTGGCGGGCGGCGTCGATCAGGCGCTGGCGCAAATTGACCGGTCGGCCCTTGGTCAATGGCAGGTCGAGGGCGGCCGTTGGGCCGCGCTGACGCTGCTGGCCGCTGCTGCTTTCATCTGCCTGCCCCGGATGTTTCAGGTACTGGTGGTCGAGAATGACGACGAACGTCACCTGCAAACCGCCAGCTGGGCCTTCCCGCTGTATCTTATGCTGATGAGCCTGTTTGTCGTGCCGATTGCCGTGGTCGGGCTGGACCTGCTGCCCGAAGGGTCGAACCCCGATCTGTTCGTGCTGAGCCTGCCGCTGAGCCAAGGGCAGAACAGCCTTGCGATGTTTGCCTTTCTGGGGGGCTTTTCCTCGGCCACGTCGATGGTGATCGTGGCGACGCTCGCGCTGTCGACGATGGTGAGCAACCACATCGTCATGCCGATCTGGCTGACCTACGGGCAGAACACGGTGCAGCAATCGGGCGATGTGCGTCATGTGGTGATCTTATCGCGGCGGCTGTCTATCCTGCTGATCATCTCGCTGGGGTATTTCTATTACCGGCTATCGGGCGGCGGCGGTGCGTTGGCGGCGATCGGGACGATCTCTTTCGGGGGGGTCGCGCAGTTCCTGCCGGTGTTGCTGGGCGGTATCTTCTGGCGCGGGGCAACGCGCACGGGGGCCGTTTGGGGGCTCAGCGTCGGCTTTGCGATCTGGGTCTATACGATGCTCTTGCCCAGCTTCGGCGCAGGCGCGGCGTTGTCGGTTGACACCTTTCAGGACGGGCTGTTCGGCATGACCTGGCTGCGCCCCGAAGCCTTGTTTGGAATCAACGGCTTAGACCCCACTGTTCACGCAGTGATCTGGAGCCTTTCGCTGAATGCGCTGGTCTTTGTCGCCGTGTCCCTGTTCAGTTTTCCCGCCCCTGTTGAGCGGCTGCAAGGCGCGCAATTTGTCAATATCTTCGACCATTCCACCGCTGCCCGCGGGTGGAGCGCGTCTGTCGCGGCCAGCGAGGATCTGATGATCATGGCGCAGCGGATTTTGGGCCCCGCCGAGGCGCAGGGATTTTTCCGAGCGCAAGCCCAGTTGCAGGAAAAACCGGAAGGTCTGCCAGAGCCCACGCCGCGTTTTGTCCAGGCGCTGGAGCGTGAATTGGCGGCCTCGGTCGGGGCGGCGACGGCCCATGCGATGGTGTCGCAGCTGGTCGGCGGTGCCTCTGTCTCGGTGCAGGATCTGCTGGCGGTGGCGGACGAATCGGCGCAGATGCTGGAGTATTCAAGCCAGCTTGAAATCAAATCGCGCGAACTGACCGATACCGCCGCGAAGCTGCGCCGCGCCAATGACAAGCTGACGCAACTGTCGCATCAGAAAGACAGTTTTCTGAGCCAGATCAGCCATGAACTGCGCACGCCCATGACCTCTATCCGGTCGTTCTCCGAGATTCTGCGCGACGCCCAAGGGCTCGGGCCCGAGGAAAAGACGCGCTATGCCTCGATCATCCACTCCGAAACCATTCGGCTGACGCGGTTGCTGGACGATCTGCTGGACCTGTCTGTGCTGGAAAACGGCGAGGTGTCGTTGAACCGTCAGCGCGGGTCGCTGCGCGATGTGCTGGATCAGGCCGTGACCACAGCGCGTGCCGCCAACACCCGCGCGATCACCATCGACCGCGATCTGGCGGGCGAGGAGGTGATGCTGGAGACGGATCTGGACCGGCTCGTACAGGTTTTCATCAACCTTATCACAAATGCGCAGAAGTATTGCGTTGCCGACGACCCGCAGCTGTCGATCCGCGCTCATCAGCGGGGGCCACGCATCATCGTGGACCTGATCGACAATGGGGCAGGGATCGACGCGGCTTCGCAGGAACTGATTTTCGAAAAGTTTAGTCGTTTGCCCGGGCAGGGCGGCGAGGGGGCCGGTCTAGGACTGGCGATATGCCGCGAGATTATCAAACGTTTACAAGGCGATATCTCGTATCTCACCGAGGTATCGGGCACCGGTTTTCGGGTTGAACTGCCGTTGGCGCAGAACGGGGCCTAG
- a CDS encoding TIGR01244 family sulfur transferase, with the protein MDIRQITPRFFAAPQIDPSDMEAIKEAGITLILCNRPDAEVPPSHQHAAIQTAAEAAGLRFAVQELTHQTMTPDVIARNREIGVAQDEVVLAYCASGTRSTIAWALGQAGEQPADALIEAARAGGYDLSHMRGVLSAPYA; encoded by the coding sequence ATGGATATTCGTCAAATCACCCCCCGCTTCTTTGCTGCCCCTCAGATCGACCCCTCCGATATGGAGGCGATCAAAGAGGCTGGCATTACCTTGATCCTGTGCAACCGTCCCGACGCGGAGGTGCCGCCCAGCCATCAACATGCCGCCATCCAGACCGCGGCAGAGGCGGCTGGCTTGCGCTTTGCGGTGCAAGAGTTGACGCACCAAACCATGACCCCTGATGTCATTGCCCGTAACCGCGAGATCGGGGTGGCGCAGGACGAGGTTGTTCTGGCCTATTGCGCCTCGGGCACACGGTCCACCATCGCTTGGGCCTTGGGTCAGGCAGGCGAACAACCGGCTGACGCGCTGATTGAGGCCGCACGGGCCGGTGGCTACGACCTAAGCCACATGCGCGGCGTGCTAAGCGCCCCCTACGCGTAA